In a single window of the Drosophila miranda strain MSH22 chromosome XL, D.miranda_PacBio2.1, whole genome shotgun sequence genome:
- the LOC108159564 gene encoding histidine-rich glycoprotein isoform X1 codes for MGPATRAFGAFAAGTSSESSTAHSKQKPSDMDNRSALLRIAVVIAMVLLFVCVQETNAGSQQKKKKIVIHVPIHKKIEKHIHTVVKHVHHHHKPLVLKEEKKVIHEDHRPIQIHQTKELVHHHEKHDHHDHHDHHDYHEHQLQHPVSEVEEEEEEHIHHHHNYEHKGRDDFIGGDGSSSEER; via the exons ATGGGGCCAGCCACCAGAGCATTTGGAGCCTTCGCAGCGGGCACATCGTCAGAGTCTTCAACGGCGCATTCGAAACAAAAACCAAGCGACATGGATAATCGGAGCGCG CTGCTGAGAATCGCTGTCGTGATAGCGATGGTTCTGCTCTTTGTGTGTGTTCAGGAAACGAATGCCGG CAGTCAAcagaagaaaaagaagattgtGATACACGTGCCGATTCACAAGAAAATCGAGAAACATATCCATACGGTGGTGAAGCATgtgcaccaccaccacaaaCCCCTTGTCCTGAAGGAGGAGAAGAAAGTCATCCACGAGGACCATCGTCCCATCCAGATACACCAGACCAAGGAGCTGGTACACCACCACGAGAAGCACGACCATCATGACCATCACGACCACCACGACTACCATGAGCACCAGCTCCAGCACCCGGTGTCTGAGGtagaagaggaggaggaagagcaCATTCACCACCATCACAACTACGAGCACAAGGGCCGGGACGATTTTATCGGCGGCGATGGGAGTAGCAGCGAGGAGCGCTGA
- the LOC108159564 gene encoding histidine-rich glycoprotein isoform X2 has translation MGPATRAFGAFAAGTSSESSTAHSKQKPSDMDNRSALLRIAVVIAMVLLFVCVQETNAGQQKKKKIVIHVPIHKKIEKHIHTVVKHVHHHHKPLVLKEEKKVIHEDHRPIQIHQTKELVHHHEKHDHHDHHDHHDYHEHQLQHPVSEVEEEEEEHIHHHHNYEHKGRDDFIGGDGSSSEER, from the exons ATGGGGCCAGCCACCAGAGCATTTGGAGCCTTCGCAGCGGGCACATCGTCAGAGTCTTCAACGGCGCATTCGAAACAAAAACCAAGCGACATGGATAATCGGAGCGCG CTGCTGAGAATCGCTGTCGTGATAGCGATGGTTCTGCTCTTTGTGTGTGTTCAGGAAACGAATGCCGG TCAAcagaagaaaaagaagattgtGATACACGTGCCGATTCACAAGAAAATCGAGAAACATATCCATACGGTGGTGAAGCATgtgcaccaccaccacaaaCCCCTTGTCCTGAAGGAGGAGAAGAAAGTCATCCACGAGGACCATCGTCCCATCCAGATACACCAGACCAAGGAGCTGGTACACCACCACGAGAAGCACGACCATCATGACCATCACGACCACCACGACTACCATGAGCACCAGCTCCAGCACCCGGTGTCTGAGGtagaagaggaggaggaagagcaCATTCACCACCATCACAACTACGAGCACAAGGGCCGGGACGATTTTATCGGCGGCGATGGGAGTAGCAGCGAGGAGCGCTGA